TCCGCAAATTCTATCTTGCCAACCTCCTTTCTGCAGGTGATTTTGCTTCCATCATTAAGGACTTCCTCCGCAATAACGACAATGAAGCTGTAATTGGTGGTTCGAGATTAGAAATTAACAAAAACTCTCCTGTTGACAACGTTTTAGCGGTTCTCAAGCATTACGGCATTTATTTTTCAGATGATCTTAACCTTGAACGTTCCGTTAAAGATGTTGATGTTAACGTTGAACATAGAACGTTGAATGTTGAACATTCTGTTGTTGTCGAGATCTGGGGCACCGGCAAAGCCACCCGTGAGTTTTTTTACGTCGAAGACGCTGCTGAGGCAATAACTCTTGCTACTGAGCAATACAACAAAAGCGAACCAGTCAATATTGGCGCTGGTTTTGAAATCTCCATCAAAGATCTTGTCTCTCTACTTGTTGAGCTAACCGGGTTTAACGGGTCTGTTGTGTGGAACACCTCCAAACCAGACGGCCAGCCCCGCCGCATGTTGAATACCACTCGTGCTAAGAGTGAATTCGGTTTTAAAGCAGCAATTAGCTTCAAGGAAGGGTTGAAAAAGACGATTGATTGGTATACTTCAACCAAATAGACCAAATAAAAGAAAAGGTTTTCTTCTCTCGCCCGTTCACTGAGGTATGATGCTTTCATCTCCTTTTTCTCGTTTTCTCTATGCCCTTCGCCCATGTTTTTCATCGCCTATCACCTATGAGCTATGAGCTATCACTTATGAATTCATCTTCCACACATACACAAGAATCGGTGCTCATCATTGAGCCCGGCCGCACGGAGAAAAACTACTGGGCCGACCTATGGCGATATCGTGAACTATTTCTGATTCTGGCCTGGCGGGATATCTCCGTACGCTACAAGCAGACCATCATCGGGATTCTCTGGGCAATCATCAGGCCTTTTCTTACTATGGTCGTCTTCACCATCATTTTTGGCCGCATTGCCAAACTCCCCAGCGACGGAAGCGCCCCATATGCCCTTTTGGTCTTTGCCGCCATGCTCCCTTGGTCTCTTTTTTCAAACGCCCTGAGTGAATCGTCCAACAGTCTGATCAGCAACGCCAATCTAATCGGCAAGGTTTACTTCCCCAGATTGATCATTCCCGCGGCGACCCTGGTAACCGCTTTCATCGATTTCCTCATCAGTTTCATTATCCTGATCGGAATGATGGTCTATTATCAATTCGCACCCGGCTGGCACATGCTGTTGCTGCCGTTCTTCATCATCCTGGCCTTGCTGGCCAGCCTGGGACCCGGTCTCTGGATTACCGCGCTCAATGTGAAATACCGTGATTTCCGCTATATCATCCCGTTTGTGGTGCAGTTCGGTCTTTATGTTTCTCCGGTAGGATTCAGCAGCAAAATTGTTCCGGAACAATGGCGACTGCTATACAACCTCAATCCCATGGTGGGGGTCATCGACGGTTTCCGTTGGTGTATCCTGGGCGGCAACAGCCCGATTTATGTTCCTGGCTTCCTGCTCAGCCTTGCCATCATCGCCTTTTTTCTCTGGTTAGGCATATCCCGTTTCCGCAAGACGGAAAAAACATTTGCAGATCTGATATAGGCAAGAGATAAGGGGATAAATGAAAAGACCGCATTTCCGTTTTGAAGACCTCGAGATTTGGCAACTGGGCAAAGAGCTTTCAGTGCGTTTTCATAAAGTGGCTGACAACCTCGAGCAACGAAAACTCTACCGCTATGCTGAACAGATTCGTGCTGCAGGCCTTTCCGTTCCCAATAACATTGCTGAAGGCAGTGGAAGTTTACATCCAAAAGAGTTTCAGCAATTTCTCAACATAGCCAGACGATCAATTTTCGAAAATGCATCCATGCTGCTTGTCTTCGAAGCCATGGAACTGCTGGCGAGCGAACATGTCGATGAGCTT
The DNA window shown above is from Pseudomonadota bacterium and carries:
- a CDS encoding ABC transporter permease, encoding MNSSSTHTQESVLIIEPGRTEKNYWADLWRYRELFLILAWRDISVRYKQTIIGILWAIIRPFLTMVVFTIIFGRIAKLPSDGSAPYALLVFAAMLPWSLFSNALSESSNSLISNANLIGKVYFPRLIIPAATLVTAFIDFLISFIILIGMMVYYQFAPGWHMLLLPFFIILALLASLGPGLWITALNVKYRDFRYIIPFVVQFGLYVSPVGFSSKIVPEQWRLLYNLNPMVGVIDGFRWCILGGNSPIYVPGFLLSLAIIAFFLWLGISRFRKTEKTFADLI
- a CDS encoding GDP-L-fucose synthase produces the protein MNLNDMRITVTGAKGFLGTYLIDKLQDHGYQYISIADLPEYNLVNLADIQRMYTDQKPDIVIHLAAKVGGIGFNQENPASLFYENAMMGIQLIHEGYLRGIKKFVALGTICAYPKFAPVPFKEDDIWNGYPEETNAPYGLAKKMMLVQSQAYRQQYGFNSIFLLPVNLYGPGDNFSFKSSHVIPALIRKFYLANLLSAGDFASIIKDFLRNNDNEAVIGGSRLEINKNSPVDNVLAVLKHYGIYFSDDLNLERSVKDVDVNVEHRTLNVEHSVVVEIWGTGKATREFFYVEDAAEAITLATEQYNKSEPVNIGAGFEISIKDLVSLLVELTGFNGSVVWNTSKPDGQPRRMLNTTRAKSEFGFKAAISFKEGLKKTIDWYTSTK
- a CDS encoding four helix bundle protein — its product is MKRPHFRFEDLEIWQLGKELSVRFHKVADNLEQRKLYRYAEQIRAAGLSVPNNIAEGSGSLHPKEFQQFLNIARRSIFENASMLLVFEAMELLASEHVDELLWKCDELSRKITNYIRSRQP